A stretch of the Halomonas sp. BDJS001 genome encodes the following:
- the edd gene encoding phosphogluconate dehydratase: protein MPSSTPATLNPTVAEVTQRIRERSAERRALYERRMADQHKRGVHRAELSCGNLAHGFAACNPRDKNELKLMNSANLGIISSYNDMLSAHQPFETFPETIKAAATAMGSTAQFAGGVPAMCDGVTQGQPGMELSLFSRDVIAMSAAVGLSHNMFDAALYLGVCDKIIPGLFIAAARFGHLPAMFVPAGPMPSGLPNKEKARVRQLYAEGKVGRAELLEAESESYHSPGTCTFYGTANSNQLMMEVMGLHLPGTSFVNPGTEMREALTRYATEQAIRNTEPGGDYRPFFKQIDERAIVNAVVGLLASGGSTNHTMHLIAMAAAAGITLNWDDFTDLSAVTPSLMQVYPNGQADINHFQAAGGMSYLFRELLGAGLLHGDIPTVFGTDLTAYTQEPFLKDGKVVWHEGPEKSLDEDVLRPVANPFAATGGLTVMKGNLGRGVIKISAVAEEHRIVEAPVKIFEDQNEMKAAFESGDLDRDVIVVVRFQGPKANGMPELHKLTPFLGVLQDRGFKVALVTDGRMSGASGKVPASIHMSPEALDGGPLAKLRDGDIVRLDANAGTLEAKVDPATWAGRDLAIGNLDHYHVGLGRELFGGFRHLAMRGEEGAGVFGGFEADDLARQQGQIAEEDA, encoded by the coding sequence ATGCCGAGCTCAACACCTGCTACGTTAAATCCCACCGTTGCTGAGGTTACCCAGCGCATCCGTGAACGTTCTGCTGAGCGTCGCGCCCTCTATGAGCGACGCATGGCGGATCAGCACAAACGTGGTGTACACCGTGCCGAGCTAAGCTGTGGCAACCTGGCGCACGGTTTCGCGGCCTGTAACCCGCGTGATAAGAACGAACTCAAGCTGATGAACAGCGCCAACTTAGGAATTATATCGTCTTACAACGATATGCTCTCAGCGCACCAGCCGTTTGAGACGTTTCCTGAAACGATTAAAGCAGCTGCCACTGCCATGGGCTCCACTGCCCAGTTTGCCGGTGGCGTACCCGCCATGTGCGACGGTGTGACGCAAGGCCAGCCGGGGATGGAGCTTTCGCTGTTTTCTCGCGATGTGATTGCCATGTCCGCGGCCGTTGGCTTGTCGCACAATATGTTTGATGCTGCCCTTTATCTGGGTGTATGCGACAAGATAATTCCAGGCCTATTCATCGCTGCCGCACGCTTTGGTCATCTGCCCGCCATGTTTGTCCCCGCGGGCCCAATGCCCAGCGGCCTGCCTAACAAAGAGAAGGCGCGCGTTCGCCAACTCTACGCAGAAGGTAAAGTGGGCCGCGCTGAACTGCTAGAAGCCGAGTCGGAGTCCTACCACAGCCCCGGCACCTGCACCTTCTACGGCACCGCCAACTCCAACCAGCTAATGATGGAGGTGATGGGGCTACACCTGCCCGGCACCTCGTTTGTAAACCCCGGCACCGAGATGCGCGAAGCACTGACCCGCTACGCCACCGAGCAGGCCATCCGTAACACTGAACCCGGCGGCGACTATCGCCCGTTCTTTAAACAGATTGATGAGCGCGCGATTGTCAACGCCGTGGTGGGTTTGCTGGCTTCCGGTGGTTCAACCAACCACACGATGCACCTGATCGCCATGGCCGCCGCTGCGGGCATTACCCTGAACTGGGATGACTTCACCGACCTTTCGGCGGTGACTCCCAGCCTGATGCAGGTTTACCCTAACGGCCAGGCGGATATCAACCACTTCCAGGCGGCGGGCGGCATGAGCTACCTGTTCCGCGAGCTGCTGGGCGCAGGCTTGCTACACGGCGATATCCCGACTGTTTTCGGCACCGACCTAACCGCTTACACCCAGGAACCGTTCCTGAAAGATGGCAAAGTCGTCTGGCATGAAGGCCCCGAAAAAAGCCTTGATGAAGACGTTCTCCGCCCTGTCGCTAACCCTTTCGCGGCAACGGGTGGTTTAACGGTGATGAAGGGCAACCTGGGACGCGGTGTGATTAAAATCTCCGCCGTCGCCGAAGAGCATCGCATTGTTGAAGCGCCGGTAAAAATCTTCGAAGATCAAAATGAAATGAAAGCGGCTTTTGAGTCTGGCGATTTAGACCGCGATGTCATCGTGGTCGTACGCTTCCAGGGGCCCAAAGCTAACGGCATGCCGGAACTACACAAACTAACGCCGTTTCTGGGCGTGCTACAAGACCGCGGCTTTAAGGTAGCATTGGTCACCGATGGGCGGATGTCGGGTGCTTCCGGTAAAGTGCCCGCCTCCATTCACATGAGCCCTGAAGCCCTGGATGGCGGCCCGCTGGCTAAGCTACGTGATGGCGATATTGTCCGTCTGGACGCCAACGCAGGTACGCTGGAAGCCAAGGTTGACCCCGCCACCTGGGCAGGACGTGACTTGGCGATCGGTAATCTGGATCACTACCATGTGGGCTTAGGTCGCGAGCTGTTTGGCGGCTTCCGCCATCTAGCCATGCGCGGCGAAGAGGGCGCTGGCGTGTTTGGTGGGTTTGAAGCCGATGATCTCGCCCGCCAGCAGGGGCAAATCGCAGAAGAGGATGCCTGA
- the glk gene encoding glucokinase, which yields MRPALIGDIGGTNARLALVSPGEITPRDILNLPCADYPGVVEAVQDYLNRVGATGDNAPQEACLAFACPVHAERVKMTNNHWDFLKSDVQQVLNLSLFKVINDFTAQALGVPHVAENDLVEIQPGHTQAHSTRLVIGPGTGLGVAGVFPGQHAWIPLPTEGGHVTFAPTDSTERALLDVFLQRHKRVSVERILCGQGLLELYQAHCSLEEVEPRLTSPAEVTSAANQGDSLATAALLRFLKILGDVCGDTTLTMGARGGVYLCGGILPRLLEWLPKSELRTAFTNKGRMGAYNADIPVWVVTAPWTGLLGAAEALHNEEVF from the coding sequence ATGCGACCGGCACTCATCGGCGATATCGGGGGCACCAACGCACGCTTGGCGTTGGTTTCTCCCGGTGAAATCACCCCTCGCGACATTTTGAATCTACCCTGCGCCGACTACCCCGGCGTGGTAGAAGCGGTTCAGGACTATTTGAATCGCGTGGGCGCCACCGGTGACAACGCTCCTCAAGAGGCGTGTTTAGCCTTCGCCTGCCCCGTTCACGCTGAACGGGTCAAAATGACCAATAACCACTGGGACTTTTTAAAAAGCGACGTTCAGCAAGTGCTCAACCTATCGCTATTTAAAGTCATCAATGACTTTACCGCTCAGGCGCTGGGCGTGCCTCATGTGGCTGAAAATGATTTAGTGGAAATCCAGCCCGGCCACACCCAAGCACACTCGACCCGCTTGGTGATCGGCCCTGGTACCGGGCTGGGCGTTGCCGGGGTTTTTCCCGGCCAACACGCCTGGATACCGCTACCCACCGAAGGCGGCCACGTCACTTTCGCGCCCACGGATAGTACCGAACGAGCGCTGCTGGATGTCTTTCTGCAGCGTCACAAGCGGGTGAGCGTAGAGCGCATTTTGTGCGGTCAGGGGTTACTGGAGCTTTACCAGGCCCACTGCAGTCTTGAGGAAGTTGAACCACGCCTTACCAGCCCGGCAGAGGTGACCAGCGCGGCCAACCAGGGCGATAGCCTCGCCACCGCTGCCCTGCTGCGCTTTCTCAAAATCCTCGGCGATGTATGTGGCGACACCACCTTAACCATGGGCGCTAGGGGTGGGGTTTATCTATGTGGCGGTATTCTGCCGCGCCTGCTGGAGTGGCTACCGAAAAGCGAGCTGCGTACGGCGTTTACCAATAAAGGCCGCATGGGTGCCTATAACGCTGACATCCCCGTGTGGGTGGTGACCGCGCCCTGGACGGGACTGCTGGGCGCCGCTGAAGCGCTGCATAACGAAGAAGTTTTCTAA
- a CDS encoding aldo/keto reductase, producing the protein MPAAFDVPFILGMMRLHEAPAMHDPKQLADWIEARLEQGLSWFDHADIYGSGQGETLFGAALHARPALAQRVHIVTKASIANDNPTPGSGKVKHYNASPDYLKSAIDASLGRLNVERLDHFLIHRPDLLMNAEATGRALDDAIEAGKIGAAGISNHLPSQWRRLQSAMHHRLSANQIELSIAHTTPLFDGSFDDLCADGHSPMAWSPLAGGQLMQGAVGDCLDKWATKLDSSSSALALAWLRSLPHSPTPVIGSVKPERISDMLNAPTTLPREAWYELLEAARGHCVA; encoded by the coding sequence ATGCCCGCCGCCTTTGATGTGCCGTTTATACTCGGCATGATGCGTTTGCACGAAGCGCCTGCCATGCACGACCCTAAACAGTTAGCCGACTGGATCGAAGCACGCTTGGAGCAAGGCCTAAGCTGGTTTGACCATGCCGACATCTACGGCAGCGGCCAAGGTGAAACGCTGTTTGGCGCCGCGCTACACGCACGCCCTGCCCTGGCTCAGCGGGTTCATATCGTCACCAAAGCGAGCATCGCTAACGACAACCCCACGCCCGGTTCGGGTAAGGTCAAGCACTACAACGCTAGCCCGGATTATCTGAAGAGCGCCATCGACGCCTCGCTTGGGCGTTTAAATGTCGAACGTCTTGACCATTTTTTGATTCACCGCCCCGACCTGCTAATGAACGCTGAAGCGACCGGCCGCGCGCTGGACGACGCCATTGAGGCGGGCAAAATTGGCGCCGCGGGAATTTCCAATCACCTGCCCAGCCAGTGGCGGCGCTTGCAAAGCGCCATGCATCATCGCTTAAGCGCCAATCAGATCGAGCTCTCAATCGCCCATACCACGCCGCTGTTCGACGGTAGCTTCGATGACCTATGCGCCGACGGCCACTCGCCCATGGCGTGGTCACCGCTGGCCGGGGGGCAATTGATGCAGGGCGCCGTTGGCGACTGTTTGGATAAGTGGGCAACTAAGCTTGATAGCTCGTCTAGCGCCTTAGCGCTAGCTTGGCTGCGCAGCTTGCCTCACTCGCCGACTCCGGTGATTGGCAGCGTTAAACCTGAACGAATCAGCGACATGCTGAATGCCCCCACCACGCTGCCCCGGGAAGCGTGGTATGAGCTGCTTGAAGCTGCTCGTGGCCACTGCGTGGCATGA
- a CDS encoding carbohydrate kinase family protein — protein sequence MTPVIAFGEALVDMLSSRLGAATDAQETFTPYAGGAPANVAVACARLGVPSKFLGMVGDDTFGHFLVRELNSHGVDTSGIVYTQQSRTALAFVSRDAMGERTFDFYRPPAADLLYRLEHLPQGVFENPAILHLCSNSLTDPEIADVTLAMATMAKRAGCLVSVDANLRHNLWPGGEADASLVTQLLDGAELLKLSQEELDYLRADHPAESWLSERLAAGVKVILITDGPNDVVLKGVGIDQRIAPPKVEAVDTTAGGDAFIGGLLAELSAHGINENWQSDADFLHRAVDTACRCGAHAVTRPGAYAALPTRADIG from the coding sequence ATGACACCAGTTATCGCCTTTGGGGAAGCACTGGTTGATATGCTCTCCAGTCGTTTGGGTGCCGCCACTGATGCCCAGGAAACCTTTACTCCCTACGCCGGCGGCGCTCCCGCGAATGTGGCGGTCGCCTGCGCTCGCCTGGGTGTGCCCAGCAAGTTTCTGGGCATGGTGGGCGACGATACCTTTGGGCATTTTTTGGTGCGTGAGCTCAATAGCCACGGTGTAGACACCAGCGGCATTGTGTACACCCAGCAATCCCGTACGGCGCTAGCGTTTGTTTCCCGGGATGCCATGGGCGAACGAACCTTTGATTTTTATCGTCCACCCGCTGCTGATCTGCTTTACCGCCTTGAGCATTTACCCCAGGGCGTATTTGAGAACCCTGCTATTTTGCACCTGTGCAGTAACAGCCTGACCGACCCTGAGATCGCCGACGTTACCCTGGCAATGGCCACCATGGCCAAGCGCGCAGGCTGTCTGGTCAGCGTCGATGCCAACCTACGCCATAATCTTTGGCCGGGCGGTGAAGCAGACGCCAGCTTAGTCACGCAGCTGCTAGACGGCGCCGAATTGCTCAAGCTCTCCCAGGAAGAGCTCGACTACCTGCGTGCTGACCACCCTGCAGAGTCGTGGCTTTCTGAACGCTTGGCGGCTGGGGTGAAGGTTATCTTGATTACCGACGGCCCCAATGATGTGGTACTCAAAGGCGTCGGCATCGACCAACGCATTGCGCCACCCAAAGTGGAAGCAGTCGATACCACCGCCGGCGGCGACGCCTTTATTGGCGGGCTGTTGGCAGAGCTCTCGGCCCACGGCATCAATGAAAACTGGCAGAGCGATGCCGACTTTTTACACCGCGCAGTGGATACCGCCTGCCGCTGCGGCGCCCATGCCGTTACCCGGCCAGGCGCTTACGCCGCACTGCCAACACGAGCAGATATTGGCTAA
- a CDS encoding FadR/GntR family transcriptional regulator, whose product MTLDALPPHQGGAEQLARLLAQALLTGHWQPGDVFPRELDIGKHFAVSRNQVRNALTSLTAAGLLERTAGRGTLVREMGDWHLLDPLMSEWMTGLVNLDPQLVRAIYAFRFSAEPVVAGLAAQAAQAEDIERLESAFAGMESSAGSVEARAEHAEHDVAFHDATYRASHNLVWRQMGHLLRPSIMALIHRSQHYTDTLDDSLARHRQVLDAIRSHDTSAAETAAREVLRRTAIDLGIVN is encoded by the coding sequence ATGACGCTGGACGCTCTCCCGCCCCACCAGGGTGGCGCTGAACAGTTAGCCCGTTTACTCGCCCAAGCACTGCTGACAGGCCATTGGCAGCCAGGCGATGTTTTCCCCCGTGAGTTGGACATCGGCAAACACTTTGCCGTTAGCCGTAACCAAGTACGTAACGCACTCACCAGCCTAACTGCTGCAGGACTATTAGAGCGCACCGCGGGCCGAGGCACGCTGGTTCGCGAGATGGGCGATTGGCATCTACTCGACCCACTGATGAGCGAGTGGATGACCGGGCTGGTCAACCTTGACCCGCAGTTGGTAAGGGCCATTTACGCCTTTCGTTTTTCTGCTGAACCGGTGGTCGCAGGGCTCGCTGCCCAGGCAGCCCAGGCTGAAGACATAGAGCGTTTGGAAAGTGCCTTTGCCGGTATGGAGAGCAGTGCAGGTAGCGTTGAAGCCCGTGCTGAGCATGCCGAGCACGACGTCGCCTTTCACGACGCCACCTACCGGGCCAGCCACAATTTAGTCTGGCGGCAAATGGGCCATTTATTGCGCCCTTCGATCATGGCACTGATACATCGCTCGCAACACTACACTGACACCCTGGACGACAGTCTCGCGCGCCACCGCCAGGTACTTGACGCTATCCGCAGCCACGATACCAGCGCCGCAGAAACCGCCGCGAGAGAAGTTCTGCGCCGCACCGCCATTGATCTTGGCATCGTCAATTAA